A region of the Burkholderia pyrrocinia genome:
TGCGCATGCGTCGGCGTGCCGGCCAGGTGCTCGATCAGCGCGGCGGCAAACGGATCATGAAACAAGGCATCCGGGCGCTGGCTTTCGGCGTGACGTTGCCAGGCAATGAACAGTGCGGTTTGGCCGACGCCAACCGGAATATCGAGAGTAGACACAGGCAGGTTCCTTATCCGCAAAAGAATCAAGGTTGGAGTTGCGTGGTTTTCCAAACGTCGCCTTCGCGTTCGTACCTGAGGCGCCGGTGAAGCCGGTCGGAGCTGGCGGCCCAGAATTCCATCTCGTGAGGCTCGAGCCGATAGCCAACGAAGCGCGGCGGCCGCGGCAACGCGACGCCGAGCGCGAGCAGTTCGGCGGCGTGCGCGAGCAGCGCTTCGCGGTTGACGAGTTCGTCGCTCTGGTGCGAGGCGCTCGACATCGCGTGCATCGGCACCGATCGCCCGAACCAGAGCTTGTCGTTCTCGCTTTCTTCGAGCGGAACCGCCTGGCCGGAAATCATGATCTGCTGCCCGGTTTCGCGCCAATACAGCAAGCCCGAGGCCCAGCCCGTCTCCGAGAGTTCGCGTCCTTTGCGGCTCG
Encoded here:
- the phzG gene encoding phenazine biosynthesis FMN-dependent oxidase PhzG, coding for MSSSRAAAWASSVAPVFCLYENTAMNTSRFESLTGRVDVLFPEYDDPPSEPITLLKRWLAAADVARVREPKALALATAKSDGRMSSRIIAFSSIDDRGVIFCTHSTSRKGRELSETGWASGLLYWRETGQQIMISGQAVPLEESENDKLWFGRSVPMHAMSSASHQSDELVNREALLAHAAELLALGVALPRPPRFVGYRLEPHEMEFWAASSDRLHRRLRYEREGDVWKTTQLQP